The genomic region CCCATGCTGGCGAGGAAACCGCCGCCCCACACCCAATGCGCCAGCGGAATGTAGACGAAGATGAACCAGGCGACCGAGAACAGCAGATAGGCGGAGAACCGCATCCGGTCGGCGACCGAGCCCGCGACCAGCGCCACCGTGATGATGGCAAACGTCATCTGGTACAGCATGAACAACGCTTCCGGGATGGTCTTCGCCGCCGGATTGACGCTGTCCATGGTCATGCCGGCGAGAAACCAGCGATCGAGCGTGCCGATCCAGGGGCCGTCGCCGACGAAGCACAGCGAATAGCCGAACGCCACCCAGAGAATGGAGATCAGCGTCACCGCGGCGAGGCTCTGCGCCATGGTGGCGAGCACGTTCTTCTTGCGCACCATGCCGGAATAGAACAGCGCAAGTCCCGGGATCGTCATCATCAGCACCAGCGCTGTCGCGACGATCATCCAGGCCGTGTCGGCGGTGTTGATCTCGTTGGCCTGCGCGTGCGCCGGCGCGGCCATCACCAACGCAACTCCCATCGGCGCAGCCATAGCAGCTGCGCGGCGCAACAATCCCGCCATGTCATTCCCCCCGGCATCAATTGGCGTCGCACGCTGTGGCGTCGTTGCCCGGTGCGATCGAAGAAGATCAAGGCGTTTTCGAGCGAAGCGGATACCGGCTCGCGCAGGAAAAACGCGTCAAACAGAATTCAGAGCGCGTCGCTGTCGGTCTCGCCGGTGCGGATGCGCAGCGCGTGGTCGATCGGCGTGACGAAGATCTTGCCGTCACCGATCTGCCCGGTGCGGGCCGTCGAGGTGATCACGGCGACCGCCTTGTCGGCGACGTCGGAGGCGACCGCGATCTCGATGCGCAGCTTCGGCAGGAAGTTCACGACATATTCGGCGCCGCGAT from Bradyrhizobium sp. CB1015 harbors:
- a CDS encoding P-II family nitrogen regulator, translated to MKLVVAIIKPFKLDEVRQALTAIGVHGMTVTEVKGYGRQKGHTEIYRGAEYVVNFLPKLRIEIAVASDVADKAVAVITSTARTGQIGDGKIFVTPIDHALRIRTGETDSDAL